A genomic segment from Frateuria edaphi encodes:
- the purM gene encoding phosphoribosylformylglycinamidine cyclo-ligase → MSDALTYRAAGVDIDAGNAVVERIKPLVKRTFRPEVMGGLGGFGGLFDLAGRYKEPVLVSGTDGVGTKLKLAQQLGRHDTIGIDLVGMCVNDVLVQGAEPLFFLDYFATGKLDVETTVAVVGGIARGCELAGCALIGGETAEMPDMYPPGEYDLAGFTVGAVEKSQLLSGEAIAAGDVILGVASSGPHSNGYSLVRKIVERAGATPDNGGLELDLGGVKLADALMAPTTIYVKPMLELLKSQPVHGMAHITGGGLKENIIRVVPDGLGLALDANAIVLPPVFDWLMREGKVAREEMWRTFNCGVGFTVILPRDAVDGAASLLAKHGLASRVIGEVVKAQGDERVHIG, encoded by the coding sequence ATGTCCGACGCCCTCACCTACCGCGCCGCCGGCGTCGATATCGACGCGGGCAATGCCGTGGTCGAACGCATCAAGCCGCTGGTCAAGCGCACCTTCCGCCCCGAGGTGATGGGCGGGCTGGGCGGTTTCGGCGGCCTGTTCGACCTGGCCGGCCGCTACAAGGAACCAGTGCTCGTCTCCGGCACCGACGGCGTGGGCACCAAGCTCAAGCTCGCCCAGCAGCTGGGCCGCCACGACACCATCGGCATCGACCTGGTCGGCATGTGCGTCAACGACGTGCTGGTGCAGGGTGCCGAGCCGCTGTTCTTCCTGGACTACTTCGCCACGGGCAAGCTGGACGTCGAGACCACCGTCGCGGTGGTGGGCGGCATCGCCAGGGGTTGCGAGCTCGCCGGCTGCGCACTGATCGGTGGCGAGACGGCCGAAATGCCGGACATGTATCCGCCGGGCGAATACGACCTGGCCGGCTTTACGGTCGGCGCGGTCGAGAAGTCGCAACTGCTCTCGGGCGAGGCGATCGCGGCCGGGGACGTGATCCTCGGCGTGGCGTCCTCGGGCCCGCATTCGAACGGCTATTCGCTGGTCCGCAAGATCGTCGAGCGCGCGGGTGCCACGCCCGACAACGGCGGGCTCGAGCTCGATCTCGGTGGCGTGAAGCTCGCCGACGCGCTGATGGCGCCGACCACGATCTACGTCAAGCCGATGCTGGAACTGCTGAAAAGCCAGCCGGTGCACGGCATGGCGCACATCACAGGCGGCGGCTTGAAGGAGAACATCATCCGCGTGGTGCCCGACGGCCTGGGCCTGGCGCTCGACGCGAACGCGATCGTGCTGCCGCCAGTGTTCGACTGGCTGATGCGCGAAGGCAAGGTCGCGCGCGAGGAGATGTGGCGCACGTTCAACTGCGGCGTGGGCTTCACGGTGATCCTCCCGCGCGATGCGGTCGATGGCGCGGCCTCGCTGCTGGCGAAGCATGGCCTGGCCAGCCGCGTGATCGGCGAGGTCGTGAAGGCGCAGGGCGACGAGCGCGTCCACATCGGCTGA